One region of Drosophila teissieri strain GT53w chromosome 2L, Prin_Dtei_1.1, whole genome shotgun sequence genomic DNA includes:
- the LOC122613497 gene encoding nascent polypeptide-associated complex subunit alpha, muscle-specific form, giving the protein MTPYPTRLSGSLLMVVLLVLALTTQDAHAKWKSSGRPSPRPAPSYHPAPSHHAAPSYHPAPSHRPAPAPHHDNVRRTYGGGSHSQPVSKVSSSQTHSAAPSAPASPYGWNVQSKPQGPPPAYSPSNPVGGAHTNIHERPPAYNPAYKPAPPSYPAATQTHSNTNLQTPSRPVGPPSPGASSSSSGSHYYGGAHNTAYRGRNNSTGGYQPITATNAQNVQSSYPRQQLPAGATYHPAGQLPAGATYHPAGQIPPGASYHPAGQLPAGASYHPAGQVPHGASYYPTGQVPHGATYYPAGQVPAGASYHPSGGYPAGASYHPAGQVPHGATYYPQGPVGGGLPAGATFLPAGGALPAGAVYYPQAPQKSSSGLGLGTGLIAGALGGAILGHALTPTHTRVVESSNSYSGGGGGGGGSNGGDDKIIIINNGPPGSVTTTDVGSGTTVINAGGNQTAASPAMPMAPVYAAPPATGYQGQPVPPAPPVAGSVPLAPLGPSPPAPADPAAPASASGAPVAPGTPVAPAAAAAPNPTDPNAPVPPAPGAPADPNAPPAGGLICVPVKVPGPDPNDPTKTIELDQIACYPAPPPETAPPANGTAPAVEGAVPPPVSAPGSVQLAPIQETTPVTIPEGSVPLAPITPGGQPDIMKMPGLTQARLSANLKDAHNMAERTFGHFSFISTVVTLLVAYCLH; this is encoded by the exons ATGACCCCCTACCCGACGCGGCTCAGTGGCAGCctgctgatggtggtgctCCTAGTCTTGGCCCTAACCACCCAGGATGCGCACGCCAAATGGAAATCCTCAGGTCGCCCATCGCCCCGCCCAGCTCCATCGTACCACCCAGCTCCATCGCACCACGCAGCTCCATCGTACCACCCAGCTCCATCGCACCGCccagctcctgctccgcaCCACGATAATGTCAGGCGGACCTACGGCGGTGGATCCCACTCGCAGCCCGTGAGCAAGGTGAGCAGCTCCCAGACACACAGTGCAGCTCCTTCGGCGCCCGCCTCACCATATGGCTGGAATGTCCAGTCTAAGCCCCAAGGTCCTCCGCCGGCGTACTCCCCCTCGAATCCAGTGGGCGGAGCTCACACCAACATACATGAGCGGCCGCCAGCCTACAACCCAGCATACAAGCCAGCTCCACCCAGCTATCCGGCCGCCACACAAACGCACAGCAACACGAATCTCCAGACCCCATCTCGTCCAGTTGGACCACCCAGTCCCGGTGCCAGTTCCAGTTCAAGTGGTTCCCACTACTATGGCGGAGCACACAACACAGCGTACAGAGGCAGGAATAACTCCACTGGTGGATATCAGCCCATAACGGCCACCAATGCCCAGAATGTGCAGTCGAGCTATCCGCGCCAACAGTTGCCAGCAGGCGCCACCTACCATCCGGCGGGTCAGCTTCCAGCCGGAGCCACCTACCACCCAGCCGGGCAGATTCCACCCGGAGCCTCTTACCATCCGGCGGGTCAATTGCCAGCGGGAGCTTCGTACCACCCAGCGGGTCAAGTGCCCCACGGAGCCTCGTACTATCCCACGGGTCAAGTGCCTCACGGGGCCACCTACTATCCCGCGGGTCAGGTTCCAGCCGGTGCCAGTTACCATCCTTCGGGTGGATATCCCGCAGGAGCTTCTTACCATCCAGCCGGTCAAGTGCCCCACGGAGCCACCTACTATCCACAAGGGCCAGTCGGAGGAGGTCTGCCCGCAGGAGCCACCTTCCTGCCCGCTGGAGGAGCTTTGCCTGCAGGAGCTGTTTACTACCCACAGGCGCCGCAGAAGTCCTCCTCAGGCTTGGGATTGG GCACTGGTCTGATTGCTGGAGCTTTGGGAGGCGCCATCCTGGGTCACGCACTgacacccacccacacccgTGTGGTGGAGAGTTCCAATTCTTATTccggcggtggtggaggtggaggtggaagcAATGGTGGTGACGACAAAATCATCATTATCAACAACGGACCGCCTGGATCTGTGACCACCACAGATGTGGGGTCGGGTACTACGGTAATAAACGCTGGAGGCAACCAAACAGCCGCTTCTCCAGCGATGCCAATGGCACCTGTTTATGCCGCTCCACCTGCTACTGGCTATCAAGGTCAACCCGTTCCTCCAGCCCCGCCAGTTGCAGGATCAGTTCCTCTGGCGCCTTTGGGTCCATCGCCACCTGCGCCCGCTGACCCAGCGGCACCTGCATCTGCTTCTGGAGCTCCTGTTGCACCTGGAACTCCAGTGGCTCCTGCAGCCGCAGCTGCACCCAATCCAACGGATCCGAATGCGCCAGTTCCTCCTGCGCCGGGAGCTCCGGCTGATCCCAATGCACCACCTGCTGGTGGCCTTATCTGTGTGCCCGTTAAAGTGCCCGGTCCGGATCCCAACGATCCTACCAAGACCATTGAGCTGGATCAGATCGCGTGCTATCCAGCCCCGCCACCGGAGACTGCTCCGCCAGCCAATGGAACGGCACCAGCTGTGGAAGGTGCTGTACCGCCTCCCGTCTCCGCCCCCGGATCCGTTCAACTGGCTCCCATTCAGGAGACCACTCCTGTGACCATTCCCGAGGGGTCTGTGCCGTTGGCTCCCATTACTCCCGGTGGCCAGCCGGATATAATGAAGATGCCAGGTCTGACACA
- the LOC122626244 gene encoding uncharacterized protein LOC122626244, with protein MKSWYLALSLLLLAASTFQPSDARGGRGRGGGSFGGLFGGWRKYKKPSSSGNGRRVLSGSPVHTAMTMPKPPPPAPPKMPMTPPKQQIPSYPRQQMPPGYGFGSYPGQGSGTYYSNAQSLPAGAVYYAQPPVGMHRGMGTGDFLTGMLAGHMMNNVLFGHRHHTYHRNPAESQSSPQGTGRQIIIVNNGQQEGVLHNETTISGEASAVVPPENPLPEEEDVEGQGEGEGDSAPGSSEESTELEATPQPLPDGGIICFPVMLNETDPDNSEVVREVERVACFPAPPHSPENFQPTITTEPPIVAGDIVVRADDGSEGGGADDVSHAGGTPIDVANLVAASDVEVETDSI; from the exons ATGAAATCCTGGTACCTGGCACTcagcctgctgctcctcgccgCCTCCACATTTCAGCCCTCCGACGCCCGAGGCggtagggggcgtggcggtggCTCGTTTGGCGGTCTCTTCGGCGGCTGGCGCAAGTACAAGAAGCCCTCGTCGTCGGGCAATGGGCGGCGGGTGCTGAGCGGGTCGCCAGTTCACACGGCCATGACGATGCCAAAACCGCCTCCGCCGGCGCCACCAAAGATGCCCATGACGCCCCCCAAGCAGCAGATCCCCAGCTATCCGCGCCAGCAGATGCCACCTGGCTATGGCTTCGGATCGTATCCGGGCCAAGGCAGCGGCACGTACTACTCCAATGCTCAATCCTTGCCAGCGGGAGCGGTGTACTACGCCCAACCGCCCGTCGGAATGCATCGAGGAATGG GAACGGGAGATTTCCTCACCGGAATGCTGGCGGGTCACATGATGAACAACGTTCTGTTTGGCCACCGACACCATACGTACCATAGAAATCCGGCGGAGAGCCAGTCGTCGCCCCAGGGAACTGGTCGACAGATCATCATCGTCAACAATGGTCAGCAGGAGGGAGTTTTGCACAATGAAACGACTATTTCGGGAGAAGCCTCCGCCGTAGTTCCTCCCGAAAATCCGCTcccggaggaggaggatgtggAGGGGCAGGGCGAGGGAGAGGGTGACAGCGCACCTGGTTCCAGTGAGGAGTCCACGGAATTGGAGGCGACTCCGCAACCCCTTCCAGATGGTGGCATCATTTGCTTTCCCGTCATGCTAAACGAAACGGATCCCGACAATTCCGAGGTGGTGCGAGAAGTGGAACGGGTCGCCTGCTTTCCAGCACCGCCCCACAGTCCGGAAAATTTCCAACCCACCATAACCACTGAGCCACCCATCGTTGCCGGCGATATTGTTGTTAGAGCAGATGATGGTTCGGAAGGCGGTGGAGCTGATGATGTCAGCCACGCAGGTGGTACTCCCATCGACGTGGCCAACTTGGTAGCTGCAAGCGATGTGGAAGTCGAAACGGATTCTATTTAA
- the LOC122626360 gene encoding uncharacterized protein LOC122626360 has protein sequence MAFVDLSAVNRCSLPKESFRGANETCSLARSTLSCGSFVYLINYLEIFFCVFKLPTISIYGFISALLLIVHLSLLFMVTKYFFVPNLATLIEFAPMTMFGSSFLLFGPTFFVSYYNSFWEICDSRKLNLSPLQFAKIMGDIMRYILIGFMVICMQGYRVDGVTFWSSMTFNLTGMIYLYIVVKKSYNVPRVAADLYLIKFRVTVFLYTFLMVLLVIFVVSHTSFQRSVVKRKQTQENFGEMDSGDEILGKYQKQRAFSRREIWMKAVNGYANMADSNVIYKISMVPAYFVLSNFIPVLSKDRILIGWNKYTSCLGLVILPIMCMPHGFKAVSWLMLLLTCWTLSILTFISTHSLRRPDNIWIFALLGLIISSVSINFLSREMENIIYQYISTQFDVMPDMTALMYFGVGEMFSESIVVRCLQQRKMWDATYGVVLSLVTYAIFLAFPLLFYQGCYNPKCSIIVTSSTETAIHFIFLILTTSLLHISFSGYEFRISLLFYLLMLAVFYVILQWMTHYDWILSLANLYKSKNND, from the exons ATGGCGTTTGTGGACCTCTCAGCCGTG AATCGCTGTTCACTGCCAAAGGAGTCGTTTAGAGGTGCCAATGAGACTTGTAGCCTGGCCAGGAGTACACTGAGTTGTGGCTCGTTTGTCTACCTTATTAACTACTTAGAAATATTCTTCTGCGTGTTTAAGCTACCAACGATATCAATTTATGGATTTATAAGTGCTCTCCTACTGATAGTGCACTTAAGCCTGCTTTTCATGGTGACTAAATATTT TTTCGTGCCAAATTTAGCGACGCTCATTGAGTTTGCACCCATGACAATGTTTGGATCTAGTTTTCTATTGTTTGGGCCCACATTTTTCGTGTCATACTACAACAGTTTCTGGGAAATATGCGATTCTCGAAAACTAAACCTGAGTCCGTTGCAGTTTGCCAAAATTATGGGCGACATAATGCGCTATATTTTGATTGGATTTATGGTTATTTGTATGCAGGGATATCGAGTGGACGGAGTTACTTTTTGGTCCAGCATGACTTTTAATTTGACTGGAATGATCTACTTGTATATCGTAGTCAAAAAGTCATACAATGTTCCCCGTGTAGCTGCGGACTTATATTTGATTAAGTTTCGGGTCACTGTGTTTTTGTACACTTTTTTGATGGTTTTACTGGTGATCTTTGTCGTGTCGCATACATCTTTTCAACGAAGCGTGGTGAAACGTAAACAAACTCAGGAAAACTTTGGGGAAATGGACAGCGGTGATGAGATTCTGGGCAAATACCAGAAGCAAAGAGCTTTTTCCAGGCGTGAAATTTGGATGAAGGCGGTGAACGGATATGCGAATATGGCTGATTCAAATGTGATATATAAGATTTCAATG GTGCCGGCCTACTTTGTATTATCTAATTTCATCCCGGTTTTATCCAAAGATCGCATTCTGATTGGCTGGAACAAGTACACAAGCTGCCTGGGATTGGTTATCCTGCCAATCATGTGCATGCCACATGGCTTCAAAGCTGTCAGCTGGTTAATGTTGCTCCTGACCTGCTGGACGCTTAGCATCCTGACCTTTATCTCCACTCATTCTCTGAGGAGACCCGATaatatttggatttttgcaCTGCTTGGATTAATCATCAGCTCGGTGTCCATCAACTTTCTAAGTCGAGAGATggagaatataatatatcaataCATAAGTACGCAGTTCGACGTCATGCCTGACATGACGGCATTGATGTACTTCGGAGTGGGTGAGATGTTCAGTGAATCCATTGTTGTGAGGTGCCTGCAGCAGAGGAAGATGTGGGATGCCACCTATGGCGTTGTGCTGAGCTTGGTCACTTATGCGATCTTCTTGGCATTTCCACTCCTCTTCTACCAAGGATGCTACAACCCCAAATGCAGT ATAATTGTAACATCTTCAACGGAAACGGCcattcattttatatttttaatcctGACCACTAGTCTGCTTCACATTTCCTTCAGTGGATATGAGTTTCGTATATCCTTGTTATTCTATCTCTTAATGTTGGCTGTTTTTTATGTGATACTCCAGTGGATGACTCACTACGATTGGATACTTTCCTTGGCTAATCTTTATAAATCTAAAAACAATGATTAG
- the LOC122626586 gene encoding uncharacterized protein LOC122626586, producing MGGGDGGARGRCKFCGPGLGAAQFKPHNSDRSVGEISSAPAVAPPAYRAWESKI from the coding sequence ATGGGCGGAGGAGACGGCGGCGCCAGGGGGCGATGCAAATTTTGTGGTCCGGGGCTTGGGGCTGCCCAATTTAAGCCCCATAACTCAGACCGCAGCGTTGGAGAAATTAGTTCTGCCCCGGCAGTTGCTCCTCCTGCTTATCGAGCGTGGGAATCAAAGATTTGA